In Streptobacillus canis, the genomic window GCAGCGGCTAACATTACGTCTCCTTCTGTAACTGCTCCTGCACTAGCTTGAATTATATTCATATTAATCTTATCATTTGATAATTTATTAATAGATTCTTTTAGTGCTTCAGCTGATCCTTTTGAATCTGCTCTTATGATACATTTTAATTCTTTTAATTGTTGATCTTCAAGTTCTTTCGATAAACTTTCAAGTGAAATATGTTTTTTCTTGTTAATTTCATCTTTTTTCTCATTCTTAAAGTCTTCAACTATTTTCTTAGCTTGTTTATCATTATTTACACAATATAATAAATCTCCTGCTTCTGGGATTTCATTAAACCCAGTTATTTCTACAGGTTGAGAAACCCCTGCTCTTGTTATTTTATTTCCTCTATCATCAAGCATAGATCTAACTCTTCCATATGATGTCCCTGAAACAAAAATATCTCCGATTTTTAATTCTCCTTCTTGAATTAAAACATCAGCTACTGGTCCCATTTGTAAATCAAGTCTTGATTCTACAACAACCGCTTTTGCTCTCTTCTTATGATTAGCTTTTAATTCCATAATTTCAGCTGTTAATAATATAGTTTCAAGTAATGAATCTAAGTTTAATTTTTGTTTAGCTGAAATTTCAACCATTTCAGTATTTCCACCCCATTCAGGTGAAATTAAACCATGCTCAAGTAATTCTTGTTTAACTTTCATTACATTTGCACCTGGTTTATCAATTTTATTAATTGCAACTATAATAGGTACATTAGCTTCTTTAGCATGTGAAATAGCTTCTATTGTTTGTGGTTTTACACCATCATCAGCAGCAACTATTAATATAGAAATATCTGTAATATTTGCTCCTCTTACCCTCATTTCAGTAAACGCCTCATGTCCAGGAGTGTCAATGAACGTTATTTTTTGACCATTCCATACAACTTGATAAGCCCCTATTCTTTGAGTAATTCCTCCAGCTTCTCCATCTATTACATGAGTATGTCTTAATGCGTCAAGTAATGAAGTTTTACCATGATCAACGTGTCCCATAATTGTTATAACTGGTGCTCTTAATTCTTTTTCTTCTTCTCTATCCTCAATTTCAAGGTTATATTTTTCTCCATAAGAAACTTCAACTACTTCTTCTTTTTCAACAATTACGTTATATTCTAAAGCAAGTTCTTCAGCTTCTTCAATATTTAATATTGCATTTGCAGTATACATTTTCCCTTGTAAGAAGAATTTTTTAATGATATCAGAAGAATTAATTCCTAATTTTTCTGCTAAATCTTTTATAGAAATTTCTTGAGGTAGAACAACTAGTCCAACTCCACCTTCTTCATCTCTAATTACTTCAGATTTTACAACTTTTTCTTTTTTCTTAACTTTTTTCTTTTTATCTTCTTTTCTAAAATCTTCACGTAATTCTTTTAATTTTCTTTCTTCTTCTTTAGTTTTTTTCTCATTTTCATATTTTTTCTTATCAAATTTAGATTTAACTTTAGAATTTTTACCTTTTACTTCATTTTCCATTGTAGGAATTTCAATAACAACTTCTTTCTCTTCTTTTACAAATGGTTTAGAGAATTTCTTATTATCATCATTTCTTCTATCTTTATTAAATGGTTTTCTTTCACCATTATTAAAGTCTCTACCATCTCTTTGAGGTCTATCATTTCTATTTCTATCCCTGTTATCTCTATTTTCTCTACCTTCTCTATTGTCTCTATCCTTGTTAAAATTACCTTTATTTTCGAAGTTAAATCTTTCTCCTCTAAAATTATTTCTTCTTTCATTTCCTTCTTTATCTGAGAAATCTTTCCCTTCTTTATTAAATGGTTTTCTTTCACCAAAATTTTGATTATTTCTTTTTTCAAATGGTTTTTTCTCTCCATTTTCAAAATTTCTTCTTTCACCAAAATTTTGATTATTTCTTTCAGTTCTCTCTACTCTATTTTCTCTGTTATTGTTATCTCTATCATTTCTAAATTTATTGTTTTTATTAAATTTATTATGATTAGCATTATTATGATTTCTATTATTATTAAATATCATTTTTTCGCCAATAACTTCTTCTTTTTTTACCTCTGGTTTCGAAACAGTTTTTTCAGCAGATTTTACAGGATTCAATTTATTTTGAATATCTTTTATTTCTTCATCACTTAAAGTAGATAAACTTAATTTTTCATAACCAAATGATTTTAATTTATTTATAAAATCA contains:
- the infB gene encoding translation initiation factor IF-2: MRVYEFAKKIGETTNDFINKLKSFGYEKLSLSTLSDEEIKDIQNKLNPVKSAEKTVSKPEVKKEEVIGEKMIFNNNRNHNNANHNKFNKNNKFRNDRDNNNRENRVERTERNNQNFGERRNFENGEKKPFEKRNNQNFGERKPFNKEGKDFSDKEGNERRNNFRGERFNFENKGNFNKDRDNREGRENRDNRDRNRNDRPQRDGRDFNNGERKPFNKDRRNDDNKKFSKPFVKEEKEVVIEIPTMENEVKGKNSKVKSKFDKKKYENEKKTKEEERKLKELREDFRKEDKKKKVKKKEKVVKSEVIRDEEGGVGLVVLPQEISIKDLAEKLGINSSDIIKKFFLQGKMYTANAILNIEEAEELALEYNVIVEKEEVVEVSYGEKYNLEIEDREEEKELRAPVITIMGHVDHGKTSLLDALRHTHVIDGEAGGITQRIGAYQVVWNGQKITFIDTPGHEAFTEMRVRGANITDISILIVAADDGVKPQTIEAISHAKEANVPIIVAINKIDKPGANVMKVKQELLEHGLISPEWGGNTEMVEISAKQKLNLDSLLETILLTAEIMELKANHKKRAKAVVVESRLDLQMGPVADVLIQEGELKIGDIFVSGTSYGRVRSMLDDRGNKITRAGVSQPVEITGFNEIPEAGDLLYCVNNDKQAKKIVEDFKNEKKDEINKKKHISLESLSKELEDQQLKELKCIIRADSKGSAEALKESINKLSNDKINMNIIQASAGAVTEGDVMLAAASNAIIIAFSVRPTNTARTEAEKTGVEIRNYNVIYHVTEDLEKAMKGMLDPEYKEVYNGRLEVREVFKISNVGNIAGSLVIEGKITRQSKIRLLRDGIIIHEGEIASLKRYKDDVKEASVGQDCGIGIKDFNDIKSGDIIEAFVVEQVKM